A window of uncultured Draconibacterium sp. contains these coding sequences:
- a CDS encoding acyloxyacyl hydrolase, with the protein MANKITSWLYPLLILIVVFAAHPKYTFSQESIDISYTSGSILVHNSKIEPISNNPLTGFSIRYSRKNNNGDQWRKYYNCPNYGFNYKFKSFNYPDVLGNAHALTTFLQISFLKQQQHFDIGFTGSAGFAYLTKTYDEVSNPENVAISTHFNITGEAQFYTRLTFHPVYIEYSYGLNHFSNGLINSPNLGINSLNNQFTLGWEFERQIEKTKPPKEERTPYIKNEFWLYTSAGTNKLKDYNNRFLFLAASLNYSKQLNPINKLGIGIDFINDESLNQYAIINYRYNGDSDLSFRFGPNIQGEFLFGNLSFLGAYGFFFGDATNYVSRAYYKVGAKYYAKNIVALTMIRAVPLFKAQVLEFGIGYRFPQKKD; encoded by the coding sequence ATGGCAAACAAAATAACATCCTGGTTATATCCATTACTTATTTTAATTGTAGTATTTGCAGCACATCCGAAATACACTTTTTCGCAGGAAAGTATCGACATATCATATACTTCGGGCTCCATATTAGTACACAATTCTAAAATAGAACCAATTTCAAACAATCCTTTAACCGGCTTTTCAATTCGTTATTCGCGTAAAAACAACAATGGAGATCAGTGGCGAAAATATTACAACTGCCCAAACTATGGTTTTAATTACAAATTCAAGTCATTTAACTATCCCGATGTTTTAGGAAACGCCCACGCACTCACTACTTTTTTGCAAATTTCATTTTTAAAACAACAACAGCATTTTGATATTGGTTTTACTGGAAGTGCCGGATTTGCATACCTGACAAAAACCTACGATGAAGTTTCAAATCCTGAAAATGTGGCAATTAGTACACATTTTAACATCACCGGCGAAGCACAATTTTATACCCGATTAACGTTTCACCCTGTATATATTGAATATTCGTATGGCCTTAACCATTTTTCCAACGGACTGATAAACTCGCCAAACCTGGGCATTAATTCATTAAACAACCAGTTTACGCTGGGTTGGGAGTTTGAAAGGCAAATCGAAAAAACAAAACCGCCCAAAGAAGAAAGAACGCCTTATATAAAAAATGAATTTTGGTTATACACTTCGGCAGGTACAAACAAATTAAAAGATTATAACAACCGTTTTCTGTTTTTGGCTGCCTCATTAAACTACTCAAAACAGTTAAATCCAATCAATAAACTTGGTATTGGAATCGACTTCATAAACGACGAGTCGTTAAATCAATACGCCATTATAAACTACAGGTACAACGGAGACTCCGATCTTAGTTTTCGTTTTGGCCCAAATATTCAGGGCGAATTTTTGTTTGGCAATCTCAGTTTTTTGGGTGCCTACGGTTTCTTTTTTGGCGATGCAACAAATTATGTTTCGCGCGCTTATTATAAAGTTGGGGCAAAATATTATGCAAAAAACATTGTTGCTCTTACTATGATCAGGGCAGTGCCATTGTTTAAAGCGCAGGTTCTTGAATTTGGAATTGGGTATCGATTTCCACAAAAAAAAGATTGA
- a CDS encoding 2-phosphosulfolactate phosphatase, whose amino-acid sequence MDIKILQLIEGANVATGTTVIIDVFRAFSTACYAFEKGISKIIPVGNIELAYKLKKDNPDAILVGERNEQKPKGFDFGNSPSQLVNALITAKTMIHTTSSGTQGIAGAVNANEILTGSFVNAGAIVRYIQQTQPATISLVCMGYACQYPTDEDTLCAEYIKNELTGKHNNFEKMVETIQQGDGARFFDPAKQSWSPKEDFNLCLSLNRFNFILKVNKENHLNFLEKIDI is encoded by the coding sequence ATGGACATAAAAATACTCCAACTCATTGAAGGAGCGAATGTTGCAACAGGAACAACCGTAATTATCGATGTATTCAGAGCTTTCTCAACAGCTTGTTATGCATTTGAAAAAGGAATTTCAAAAATAATTCCCGTTGGTAACATTGAGTTGGCTTACAAACTAAAAAAAGACAATCCAGATGCAATTTTGGTTGGCGAACGCAACGAACAAAAACCCAAAGGTTTTGATTTTGGCAACTCTCCGTCACAATTAGTAAATGCTTTAATTACGGCCAAAACAATGATACACACAACCAGTTCGGGCACCCAGGGAATTGCAGGGGCAGTTAATGCCAACGAAATACTAACAGGTAGTTTTGTAAATGCCGGTGCCATTGTTCGCTATATTCAACAAACGCAGCCCGCTACCATTTCGTTGGTTTGTATGGGTTATGCCTGCCAGTACCCAACCGACGAGGACACACTTTGTGCCGAATACATAAAAAACGAACTGACAGGAAAACACAACAACTTTGAAAAGATGGTTGAAACGATTCAACAAGGCGACGGTGCCCGGTTCTTCGATCCTGCAAAACAAAGCTGGTCGCCAAAAGAAGATTTTAACCTTTGCTTAAGCCTGAATCGTTTTAACTTTATTTTAAAGGTGAACAAAGAAAACCATTTGAATTTTCTGGAGAAAATAGATATTTAA
- a CDS encoding TolC family protein: MKRTKTKQLQVLFLLVFMLGLGAYTVQAQEALTLAKALSIAETGSPDLQQSLLNLERYQKNLEAQRAALKSRFSLEVNPVNYSKQRRFDTRVSEWYTNENFETSTLFRVEQPILVTDGTISLTNEFGWSSNASTSTDIESEVFFNNLYLNLNQPLFTYNRLKLELKTLELNLENANLNYAMQRLNLERNVTQFFYNVYMSQMNLSIAKEELANTQKSYDIIVNKVQAGLAAKEEQYQAELNLATSKSTLQDAEVNFENNKDQLKLYLGMDLFEDIMILADITANPVAVDLDKAIENGLNSRMELRQREIDVETSQFDLIQTKSLNEFKGDMNLRFGITGDNYQLNQIYDNPTKSPSVSLSFNIPIFDWGEKKARIAAAEASIRSQELNLSEEKKQIIVDIRQVYRNLQNQLNQIDIAKQNERNAQLTYEINLERYENGDLTGMDLNLYQTQLSEKKISYSQALINYKIELLNLKIQSLYNFETGEEIIPAELYLNEQK, encoded by the coding sequence ATGAAAAGAACAAAAACCAAACAATTGCAAGTGCTTTTTCTCCTTGTATTTATGCTGGGACTGGGAGCCTACACAGTTCAGGCACAGGAAGCCCTGACCCTTGCAAAAGCGCTAAGTATTGCCGAAACCGGTAGTCCCGATCTTCAGCAGTCGCTTTTAAATTTAGAGCGTTATCAGAAAAACCTGGAAGCCCAGCGTGCTGCTTTAAAATCACGTTTCTCACTCGAGGTAAATCCTGTTAATTACAGTAAACAAAGACGTTTCGACACAAGGGTTTCGGAGTGGTATACCAATGAAAATTTTGAAACCAGTACCTTGTTTCGGGTTGAGCAACCCATTTTAGTCACAGATGGAACAATTTCGTTAACCAATGAATTTGGGTGGTCGAGCAATGCTTCAACTTCTACAGACATTGAAAGTGAAGTGTTTTTTAATAATTTGTATCTGAATTTAAACCAACCTCTTTTTACATACAACCGCTTAAAACTCGAACTTAAAACACTGGAGCTGAATCTTGAGAACGCTAACCTGAATTATGCCATGCAGCGCCTCAATCTTGAGCGAAATGTTACACAGTTTTTCTACAATGTTTATATGTCGCAAATGAATTTGAGTATTGCAAAAGAAGAACTGGCTAATACACAAAAGAGTTACGATATTATTGTAAACAAGGTTCAGGCCGGATTGGCTGCTAAAGAAGAACAGTACCAGGCCGAGTTAAACCTTGCCACATCGAAATCGACTTTGCAGGACGCCGAGGTAAATTTTGAAAACAACAAAGATCAGTTGAAGCTTTATCTGGGAATGGATTTATTCGAGGATATTATGATTTTGGCTGACATTACTGCCAATCCGGTTGCAGTTGATTTGGACAAAGCCATCGAGAACGGACTAAATTCAAGAATGGAACTTCGTCAACGCGAAATTGATGTGGAAACCAGCCAGTTTGATTTAATTCAAACCAAATCGTTAAACGAATTTAAAGGCGATATGAACCTGAGGTTTGGTATAACCGGCGATAATTACCAGTTGAATCAAATCTACGACAATCCAACAAAAAGTCCGTCGGTTTCATTAAGTTTTAATATTCCTATTTTCGACTGGGGTGAAAAAAAGGCACGGATTGCTGCTGCCGAAGCCTCAATTCGTTCGCAGGAATTGAACCTGTCGGAAGAGAAAAAGCAAATCATCGTTGACATCAGACAGGTGTATCGCAATTTGCAAAACCAGCTAAATCAGATTGATATTGCCAAACAAAACGAACGAAACGCGCAGCTTACCTATGAAATTAATTTGGAGAGATACGAAAACGGTGATTTAACGGGTATGGACTTAAACCTTTACCAAACACAGCTTTCCGAAAAAAAGATTTCGTATAGCCAGGCGCTTATCAATTACAAAATAGAATTATTGAACCTTAAAATTCAATCCTTATACAACTTCGAAACCGGCGAAGAAATTATTCCGGCTGAACTTTACCTAAACGAACAGAAATAA
- a CDS encoding PatB family C-S lyase, with translation MKKYDFDEIVPRKGTNCLKHDALETFFKSKDLLPLWVADMDFKTPDFIVEAIKKRAEHEIFGYTFRPDSYFEAIINWMKRRHNWEIKKEWISFSPGVVAGLTFAVESFSKPGDGVIVQPPVYFPFFDSVKGTKRKMIENPLKIENERYTFDLEDLKSKIDKNTKLLLLCNPQNPGGMVWTREELVALTDICLENNIMIISDEIHSDLIFGDHKHIPLASISEEVAQNCMISMAPSKTFNVAGLTSSMVIIPNKTKLARYDRTIGVGHLGMGNIFGSIALEAAYTHGDEWLEQLLDYLWSNFQLVNDFMKARLPRVKVMNLEATYLVWMDFTDYGMKNDDLMKFLLENAGVALNDGGRFGTGGDGWLRINIGCQRSVLQEALNKLEKAFG, from the coding sequence ATGAAAAAATACGATTTCGACGAAATAGTTCCGCGCAAAGGAACCAACTGTTTAAAACACGATGCCCTTGAAACTTTTTTTAAATCGAAAGATCTGCTGCCGCTTTGGGTGGCCGACATGGATTTTAAAACACCCGATTTTATTGTTGAAGCCATAAAAAAACGTGCCGAACACGAAATTTTCGGCTACACTTTCCGACCCGATTCGTATTTTGAAGCCATTATTAACTGGATGAAACGACGCCACAACTGGGAAATTAAAAAGGAATGGATTTCGTTTAGCCCGGGTGTAGTAGCAGGTTTAACCTTTGCCGTTGAAAGTTTTTCGAAACCCGGAGATGGTGTAATTGTCCAGCCTCCGGTTTATTTCCCGTTTTTCGACTCCGTAAAAGGTACCAAACGAAAAATGATTGAAAATCCATTAAAAATTGAAAACGAAAGATACACCTTTGACCTGGAAGACCTAAAATCGAAAATTGACAAAAACACCAAACTACTGCTGCTTTGTAATCCACAAAATCCGGGCGGTATGGTTTGGACACGCGAAGAACTTGTTGCGCTTACTGATATCTGTCTGGAAAACAACATTATGATTATTTCGGACGAAATTCATTCAGACTTGATTTTTGGAGATCACAAACACATTCCACTGGCCAGCATTTCGGAAGAAGTTGCCCAGAACTGTATGATTTCGATGGCACCCAGCAAAACTTTTAATGTTGCGGGCTTGACCTCATCGATGGTAATTATACCCAACAAAACAAAACTGGCCCGCTACGACCGTACGATTGGAGTCGGACATTTGGGCATGGGCAATATTTTTGGATCGATTGCACTTGAAGCTGCTTACACGCACGGCGACGAGTGGCTCGAACAATTGCTCGACTATTTATGGTCAAACTTCCAGCTTGTAAATGACTTTATGAAAGCCAGACTACCGCGTGTAAAAGTGATGAACCTGGAAGCAACTTACCTGGTTTGGATGGATTTTACAGATTACGGAATGAAAAACGACGATCTGATGAAATTTCTGCTTGAAAATGCAGGAGTTGCACTAAACGATGGCGGACGTTTTGGAACCGGCGGCGACGGCTGGTTACGTATTAATATTGGCTGCCAACGCAGTGTGCTGCAAGAAGCGCTTAACAAACTGGAGAAAGCTTTTGGCTAA
- a CDS encoding ABC transporter ATP-binding protein produces MHIKIENLNKVYKGGSYAVNNLNLEIPNGMFGLLGPNGAGKSTLMRILVTLMKPSSGKVYFNELELSKNRREIRSMLGYLPQDFSFFSKLKTYEFLDYAARLSGMKNSAQRRTAVEQMLEEVGLFEARDRNANKLSGGMKRRLGIAQALINDPKIIIVDEPTTGLDPEERIRFRNLLSTISTRDVIIILSTHIVGDISSTCDNMALLNTGKLAFSGSPEQLIKEAEGNVWQIEATEQEYMEINEKYPVISTIPIDGGWEVQVVAAEINGYQGKQIAPNLEHAYVHFMENKLNQWSNA; encoded by the coding sequence GTGCATATTAAAATAGAAAATCTTAACAAAGTTTACAAGGGAGGCAGTTATGCCGTTAATAATTTAAACCTTGAAATTCCAAACGGAATGTTCGGTCTTTTGGGACCAAATGGTGCCGGTAAATCTACACTCATGCGAATTTTGGTAACGCTTATGAAACCAAGTAGTGGCAAAGTGTATTTTAACGAGCTGGAACTGTCGAAAAACCGCCGCGAAATAAGGTCGATGCTGGGCTACCTGCCACAGGATTTTAGCTTTTTTTCGAAGTTGAAAACCTATGAGTTTTTGGATTACGCAGCTCGTTTGTCGGGTATGAAAAACAGTGCTCAGCGACGTACTGCCGTTGAGCAGATGCTCGAGGAAGTCGGCCTGTTTGAAGCACGCGACAGAAATGCAAATAAACTTTCGGGTGGTATGAAACGGAGGCTTGGCATTGCGCAGGCATTAATAAACGATCCAAAAATTATTATTGTCGATGAGCCAACAACGGGTCTTGATCCGGAAGAGCGGATTCGTTTTCGAAATCTGCTGTCGACAATCAGTACACGCGATGTAATTATTATCCTTTCAACACATATTGTTGGCGATATTTCGAGTACCTGCGATAATATGGCCTTGCTAAATACCGGGAAACTGGCTTTTTCCGGTTCGCCCGAGCAGTTGATTAAAGAAGCCGAAGGAAATGTTTGGCAGATTGAAGCAACTGAACAAGAGTACATGGAAATTAACGAGAAGTATCCGGTAATTTCTACTATCCCGATTGACGGAGGATGGGAAGTGCAAGTGGTAGCAGCAGAAATTAACGGTTACCAGGGAAAACAAATTGCACCCAATCTTGAGCACGCTTATGTGCATTTTATGGAGAATAAACTTAACCAGTGGTCAAACGCCTAA